The genomic window CAAAGGGTTTTGTTGATAAATGCATCCAGCTTTTTATTTAGTCGCTGTGGGACATTACTTGTTTTGAGTGAATTGTCAGTGCAATCGAGGTAAACCTTCGATTGCTCTGACAAAGAAGCAGATTACCAGAGTTCTTCCACACACATAACCTATAAACACAAGTgaggtttttttgttttgctgttaTTTCGCGGGTACCTTCGCTATTGTTTCTGATACCGTTTTCGCGCACAAGTGAACTATCTACGATCACGTTggctattttttgttttcttttttcatatatcGTGTTGACACGTGCAAGTTAGAAGAACGTCCACTACCGCTTTTAACAAGCGCACTCACTTGTAGAATTTTCCAGTTGCCTGTCGTGATTTTCAGGATTATTTAATTTTTTTCCGCAAATCTATTTTAGTGGTCATCACGTTCACCGAATAACGCGTTTGCCAATGACCTTATGCATTTGCGTGTTCAAGTCAAACGTACGTTGCTGGAATGAAGGTAGCCTTATTCCTGCACTGCCAAACATGCATTCAATCGAATGGAGATACTACTCTGGAGACAATGTtaaaaaataattgattgatgtgtgaggtttaagtcccaaaaccaccatatgattatgagagacgccgtagtggagggctccggaaatttcgaccacctggggttcttttacgtgcacccacatctgagcacacgggcctacaacatttccgcctccatcggaaatgcagccgccgcagccgagattcgatcccgcgacctgcggttcagcagccgagtaccttagccactagaccatcgtgtcGGGGCAATGTTAAAAAGTAAATGTGCTTTCTTTCATAGGTCATATTTTCGATTTACAAACTAATTGGTTCCTTTTTTCAACTCCCCTTCGTACTTGAGTGATCTTAGTATTATATGCGATggcagtgcacattaaagaacaccagatggttagtttccggagccctctactacggtgacCCCTTATAATCATTCAATTTcggagacgttaaaccctacatttTACTATATTTGTGTTATAATAGAAATGTACTCAGAAATAGGAGAATAAATTTTCGTTTCTTTCGGGTTTCTCCGCGTAAGACACGTCGATTTTTCTTGGCCTTTTTTGTGATTGTTCGCTTTGTAGAATATGGAAACTATAATTGACAGTGAGCCCCAGGTTTTGCCGGTCTCTCGTCGTTATTTCCTTACAACACTGTTCACGTAGTTCCATTGTCTTTTCGTAGGTTCATCCAGGAGGAGTTGTTCTCGGCGATTGGCTTGACAACGAATCTGCAACGGTTGGAGATCACTGCTTCCGGAGAGGTTACCCCACGCCTTGTCGACTCGCTCTGTGTCCTCCTGTACACTGGCTGTCTGTCAACCCTGTCCATCCCAGGACTCTCCTTCGACGAAGAAGCCACCGAGCGGCTACTGGACGCTCTCCAAACGAACACCACACTCTTAGACCTGTCCTTGCCCGGCAGCGTCCTACGCTGCCGTAATTCGGCCGACGTGCCCAAGTTGTGCAGTTACCTGGCCTCTAAGGCGTCGCTGTGGCATCTAGCCATAATAGGAACGCATTCGAAGCCCGAACAGATGAGACAAGCCATTGCGTGTGTGCTGGCGGTACTGGCAGCAAGCGGCAACCTGCAGACGCTGAGACTTTCCGGCTTCCTGTTGGACGGGGACTGCGCGTGCGCGCTGTCCCGACTCGTGGCCCGACACGATGGACCACTGCAGCAACTGGACGTCAGTGGCTGCCAATGGACGTCGGGCGATTCGCCCGCCAGTGTTGACACTGCGACGGATTGTGACCAACCGGACGCATCCCCTGCCGACACTGCAGCTCACCTCTGGCTGGCGCCGTTCGACGATTTCACGCTGGTCACGCTGGCGTCACTCTCGATCAACCTCGAGGGCTGCAAGCCGGATGACTACACGGCTCTCTTCATTGTCGCCGCCGTCATTGAGTCGCTCAAGAGGATTACGGTTACCGGCGTGTCGTTGAGCGAGCTACCACGAGTCTGCCGCGCTATCCGCGAGGCCGGAGCGGGAGAAAAGGTCCGCATAAAGAACGAGTATCTGCTCGATTTAAAAAAGCTGGGGACGCTCGACCACTGCCGAGAGCAAATCGGCGAGCTCATCCTGAGTTGGCGCAGTGACCCGAGCGTGGACTCGTTTTGCAAGAGCGTGCAGATCGTGTCTTCCTGGCGCCACCTCAATACGCTACGGCTCTTCCTTTCGCAAGAAGCCCTCGATGACGTGTCCACTTCCTGGTCCTTGAGTAGCTACATCAGGGCGGCTACCCGGCTGAGGGAGCTCGAGCTGGCGGGCTGCGACAATCCGCACCTAGGCGACTCCCTGGTGGCTGAGGATGGACCACACAGCCTTATCCTGGACGCCGCCTTCTCCAATGAGGGCCTGCGAGTTCTGAGAATTGGCGGGATTCGCCTCGGTGAAGTCAACGTGCGCTTTCTGGTCGGCGCGGTGCTTTCCAACGAGACGTTGCGCGAGGTCGAAGTTTGTTCCGGCGATGAAGGGGAGAACGAGGAGTTGCTGAGACTCCTCGCCGCAGATTTCGAGACCAATCGCACCTTATTGAAATGTGTCCTTCCGGAATGCGCCGCTCGCCATACGGAAGCCTGGACAAGAGCCAGCATAGAAGCCGTTATCAGTCGCAACGTGGGCTATGTCACGTGCGCCGCGCAATTTGTGGCTTGGGAGAAGGATCCGACGCGGTGCTCGGTAGCCCTGTCGTGCATACCGAAGAGCCGAGCACTGATCGACAGGGTTCAAGAACTCGCCCACGTCGGCGAGGCTGAGGCGAAGAAACTAATTTTATCTCGTTCGTCCCAAGGTCGAACCATATAGAGGATTTCTTAATGGGTTCACTTCCAGCGAATTTCATGTGCAGTTAGACAAAGAAGGCCGAGGTGCTTTCTGCTATTGTAAACTCCATTTGTCATTTTGTTTTTATTAGAGTATTCACCGTATTCACGCATACAGGATACCCAGTGCGGTAAGGAGGCTACATGTTGATACCTCAGTGCTTTCACTGCAAAGGCTGATTGCTCGCTCTCGATGCAAGCAGCTACTCTGTTACAGCCGTCCGGATTTcctatacagccgtcacgtcaatTCCATGAATATTCTTTTTTTGTATGATGTGTTCACTGTTATATCTATAGTCTCTACTGGGCGTCCCAAATTGTCCAAATTTGACATCGACACTTTTAGCATTGACAATA from Rhipicephalus microplus isolate Deutch F79 chromosome 7, USDA_Rmic, whole genome shotgun sequence includes these protein-coding regions:
- the LOC119179676 gene encoding uncharacterized protein LOC119179676, yielding MGSQGFDVSKFLDRDVHDIGVRFPDLEVFVPCTAPSGSLGKTSEQCCRLIEWMPIWNRVLAHFGLQLQELTAPGELSLVRIAHVGDQQEVRGRDARLLVHVLLSQHRCVVGIHLDDALVEGCGLLEWRDRVIITLWRNCSVRSLILGSLFHDYKFIQEELFSAIGLTTNLQRLEITASGEVTPRLVDSLCVLLYTGCLSTLSIPGLSFDEEATERLLDALQTNTTLLDLSLPGSVLRCRNSADVPKLCSYLASKASLWHLAIIGTHSKPEQMRQAIACVLAVLAASGNLQTLRLSGFLLDGDCACALSRLVARHDGPLQQLDVSGCQWTSGDSPASVDTATDCDQPDASPADTAAHLWLAPFDDFTLVTLASLSINLEGCKPDDYTALFIVAAVIESLKRITVTGVSLSELPRVCRAIREAGAGEKVRIKNEYLLDLKKLGTLDHCREQIGELILSWRSDPSVDSFCKSVQIVSSWRHLNTLRLFLSQEALDDVSTSWSLSSYIRAATRLRELELAGCDNPHLGDSLVAEDGPHSLILDAAFSNEGLRVLRIGGIRLGEVNVRFLVGAVLSNETLREVEVCSGDEGENEELLRLLAADFETNRTLLKCVLPECAARHTEAWTRASIEAVISRNVGYVTCAAQFVAWEKDPTRCSVALSCIPKSRALIDRVQELAHVGEAEAKKLILSRSSQGRTI